AAGGCAGAATCCGTCAACGTCCACACAGGGACATGGAGACAAGTCTTCAGAACAGGCATGATGTTGTATACCAGTCATCTTGGTACTCAAGAGAGTCTTGAGTTCACGGTCAgacaggctacacagtgaaacccctatgaagggagggagggaagaaaggatggacggaaggaaggaagggaggacgGATAGATGGacgaaaggaagaaagagaatcaACAGTCTCTAGGCAAAACTGACCTACGTTTAATATCCGTGGGGCCGTCATCTTAGATGGGCATTGTAACGTGAACACAGTTGAGTGACTACAGAGCTGATTTGAacatctctggatttttttttttttttttttttttttgagatgggccTCTACATAGTCTTGgttgccctggatctcactctatagactatgCTGGCTTccaactcgcagagatccacctgcctctgcatccagaatgctgggattaaaagtgtgcgcctgTCTTGCCTCTGGCTTTTAACTGCACTCTGTCCATTTGCCTCTCTCGGGACTACCTGTCTCAGGCCCCGTTCCTCCATCTGCATTCTCATCTCTGCTACTGCAGGTTTTTCCTCACACGTTATCTCCCGTTCCTTCTTAAAGTGTGCCTTCTGCTGAGCGGGGCGGGGGGCTGAGCGGTGTCCCACCAGGCCCAGTCCACGCTGGACAGACGGTGACCTGCTCTCCAACCTCTGCCCCTGCTCAGCTCAGCTGCTTGGCCAACCTCGCTGCACGGCAAGGCCTCCAGGACGACTTCCAGTTCCACCCGCCCAACCTCCTACTTTTCTACAAGTGAGTGTCCCTGCTGTGGTCTCCCCATCATTTCGGGGCCTGCCAGTTGTGGTTGGGCTACCTCCTCTGGTCTTGGGCCACCCTGGAGACACTGGGAAGGCTGGTGGGAGGCCCAGAATTGCCTCCCTGACATCCCTCCACTTCAGTCTGAACCAGGTGAGGGATGCCAACTGCCGGGCCTTCATTCACCATGCTGCCCAAGGGGACACAGAACTGCTGGCCAACTTGCCCAACCAGAGAATTGCCCTACAGCACACAGCCTTGGCCTGTCTGGTAGGTGCCTCAAGTGAGGACAGGATTGGGCAGTGAGGCAAGGTCATCTGTTTAGCATTGACCTTCTGTCCCTGCAGGGGAAACCCCACCTACAGCTCAGTGCCTCAGACCTGGGGCTTCTCGGGGTCCTGGTATGCGACATGGAGGCACCCCAAATCGTGGCTGCAGACCCTCATGTGCTGAAGAACCTGCTTCGATGCCCAAAGCTAACTGTCATGCAGACTACTGCCCTCAACACCCTGCTGGCCAGTGGGAAGACACAAATTGGGTGGGTGGAAGGTTCCAGGGatcagggggtggggggaccagGGAGGCTAGAGGGGTTTCCTTCCTTGAGATAAGAGGGGAGGGAGCTTGAGGTTTGAACCCAGGATGGCAGTGAGGCCTTCCTAGTCTTTGCTATTTGAATTCTGGCCCTCACCCCTGCCCCACTCTGACATTGCAGGTTGAGGCATGGAGGTACAGGGTTAAGGGTGCTTCCCACCACCTGGGGTTCACAGCAGGACAAATCCCCAAATCTATGGGCACTGGCCAGGAGTTAGGAGCCTATGAATATTCTTCCAGCTTGCTTTAGGGAATGGGGTGGCATGTTAGACTCCGACACAGCACCCTTTCCCATGCACCAGGCCTCCTGGCTCCTGGAACCTGGAGGGACTGCAAGCCCTGGGATCTCTGGCCACCTACATCAGCCCCCACCTGTGGGAGAAGGTGCAGGAGGTAGGAAGGTACTTGGAGTGGGGTTGGCTGTGGGCACCACCAGTCCATCCAGGACTATGAGTGCCACACAGCCACTCTGAGCCCTGAGTGGTGGGGCTGGGTGCCCCTATCACAATCACAGCATCCATGGCCGGTGGGCAGAGGAAGGGACTAGGCTGGCCCTTCCTATGACTGGGAATGGACACACTTGGCCCTGCCAGGCTGTGGGCTTGGACTTCTTCCGTAGCGTGGTGGCTGCTTACCGGGCAGGTCAGCTGAGCAGGCGTGATGCCAGGCGCTTCGTCACCAACTTCCTGGAGTCCAAGGCCGACTCAGTGTCTTCGAGGCTCAAGCGGCGCACAGGTCAGTGTGATCAGGGTATACTAGGGACACTATGCCTCCCTCGGTCTGGCCTCCTAATTTTGGCCTAGTCTAGGCCAAGCTCTTGGCTAGACACCAAGAATGATGAGCAAGTCAAGGAGGTCTGGTTAAATCAGAAGTAGAGAGGGCTGGGCGTGGAAGTGCTTAAGGGGCCAAGCCAGGAgggtctccccaccccccccagaactgaggatcaaacccagggccttgtgcttgctaggcaagtgctttaccactaagctaaatccccaacctcggAGCCAGGAGGgtcttaagtttgaggccagcttaggatacatagcaagactctgtcccccaaaaacaaacaaacaaaaaaaaagtggaggcCAGGGTCAAAGAAGGGTCCCAAAGGCAGCAAGTTGTCAGCCCAGGCCTTCACCTGCCAGCCTGCTCATCAGCACACCCTGCAGGGAGCTCCTGTGTCCGTGGCAACATCACAGCAGCCACCCTGCACGATGACCTCTTCCTGGTGCACTACGACTGTACCCAGCTGGAGTCCTGTCTGGGCACACGAGTGCTCAGGGCCAACCTGGACCCCTTACTACAACACCCCCTGCCCGCAGAGTGCCAGCGTGTTGTCAAAGCCAAGCTCGCTCAGGTGTGTGGATGGTCAGTCTGGGGTGGCGGCTAGAGGGCTCAGCTACAACTGAAACTGCCCACCTGCCTCAGATCTACCCACATGGCATCCCCGAGGACCAACTGCGCCTCATTACCTCGCTGGTCTACCTCTACTCCCTCGCTGAAATAAGCCAGTGGAACATCACATCTGGAGACACAGTGATGGTCCTGCTGGCCTCAGATGCAGCTCTGGAGAACCAGACAGAGGTGAGGATGGTGAGGGCTGGCAATGGGGCTGAAGCTGGCTGGTCTGGTTTGCCCAGACCCACTAACCCTGGCCCTGCCTCTAGGCAGTTCTACAGAAGTTCTTGGACCATAACGGCAAGGTTACTGGTGCCCTTCTGGTGGCCATTGGGGGCTCCCGTCTCTGCTGGATGAGCCTCAAGCAGATCCAGATCATCCAGCCCTCAGAGTTCCGGTGAGCCTCCCTGTCAACCACCTTCCCAGCAAGAGGcataggggaaactgaggctggggagaggcGGTGGAATGGTCCATGCCAGGCCATCAGAGGCATGTTGGACTACCACGTGAAGATGTCACAAACAGCAAGGGACACAGCTCAACCAGTAAAGTGCTTCCAACACAAGCACAGGGAGGGACCTGAGTTTAGCTCTCCAGCACACAGCATAAAAAGCTGGCACTAACAGCCACACCTGGAATGCCAACatggggaaagagagacaggaggagccctgggcttgctggtcagccagtctagctgacaAAATGATGAATCCCAGGCCAGTGTCCCAAAAGATTgatattgaggaagacacctggagtcagcctctggcctacacacacacacacacacacacacacacacacacacacacacacacacaaatatgcacacaaagAGGATTAGCAAGACAGTTCAGAGGGTGATGGAGTTTGCCACCAAGTCTCACAACCCAGGTTAGATCGACCTGAGCCCCACACGGTTGAAGGCAAGGACTGACTTCTTCaagctctcctctgacctccacacacatgctgtgatgcccccacacatgtgcgcacacacataagtaagattttaaaaaatgataaaaatataaaaggaagaaaaggaagtatcACAAGCTGAGTGACTCGAAATGAGAACTATCTCCAGGACTTCTAGTGGCCAGAAGTGCAGAGTCTGAATGTCCGCGGGGCCCGGTCCCTCAGAACCTCACAGGAAGGCCCTTTCTTGCTCTTCCCCGTGTGTCTGTATTCAAAAACCCTGCTTGTCATAGGACGTAAGGAAGTTAGGCTAACCTCACCCAGTGGAACTTCATCTTCTACTCTGGTTTCATCTGCCAAGAGtttcttatttccaaataaagGCACTTTCTGAGGTACCAGATGGGTTTaatttggggggtggtggtggtaatacTCTCACCTAGTACAGGGAGCAAGAAGAAATCTGTGTTTCAAGGGGTAGAGGCTACGCTCAGTGGTCCAGGTCAAGGGGCTTCCAGTCTACTCATCTGCCTCATCCTACTCAGGCTGGCTGGGGCTCCAGACATCTCTCCCTGCCCTCAGAGTCGGAAGGATGTGCTCTTCGCCAAGGCTCATGAGGTCTTTAGGAACACCAGTACTGTGGGAGAATACTACTACTTAATACGCCCCTACCTCGGTGAGCCCTGCACTGTGGCATCTCTCCCTTAAGTCCTCCGCCTCTCCTCAACACACCCCTACCTTTGCCATGTGTGCCACCCCACATACACAagtcctctgcctctctgtccctcaCCACTGTTCTCTCTAGGTGGTGCTCCCTTGGAGGAACTTCAATACCTGGCCCAGGCCAACATCTCTATGGACATTGATACGTTCACCAACCTCAACCCCTTCATGTTGAAGGTGGGCCCAGGGGAtacctctgttttgttttgttgagatgtggtctcactctgtagcccaggctggcctggaactcacaatcatcctgcctcagagtcttgagtgctggggtttgtGACATacaccacaatgcctggctcgAAGTCTGCCTCTGAAGTAGGCAGACAGGGTGGGGGTGGCCTCAGGTCTCAGACCCATATGTTCCAAAGCCTGAGGAGTTCAGGGGGCATGTGACCTCTGTGCCTCGCAGTCCTTGTCCTGCTCAGTCCTAGGAGCAGCACTCACCTTGCTGGGTCCTTGAGTAAAGAAGGCAGCCCCATGGATCCTCACACCTCCCTCCAAAACCCCTGGCTTCGTTTACAGAACCTGAGTGTGGACAATGTGAGAAGTCTGCTGGGCCAGAATGTGGGGGACCTGCAGAAGGCCCGCAACCATCCAAATGTCGTCCTGTGGATGCACAACCACAACATGTCAGACCTGTCTGGGATGGGCCTGGACACCAGCCCCACCCTGGCCTATGTGACCAACAGTCCCCCCAACACTGCCTACCCCCCATCCGATTTGATCCATACCTTGAATCTGCCTGGGAATGATGGTGTTGCCCCCGCCTCAGGTATGGTCCACACCCCTTGTTCCCATCCTTAGCAGACCTCTGGCTGCCCCTGCCTTTTATTTGCCTCCTGAGGGGGCTACCATGAGTCACAGGTCATTGCCTGATGAGCCATCTACAAGTGATACAATTACCTCCTCCTCCAAAACCCATTCAATGAGAGTCAAGCCTGGTGGCCCAGGGCCAGCTCAGGAAACCAAGACAGCAGGATGACTGCAGGTTCAAGACCTTCCTGAGCTTCAGAgaaagtttaaggctagcctgggaaacgtgtgtgtgtgtgtgtgtgtgtgtgtgtgtgtgtgtgtgtgtgtgtgtgcgcatattatatacatacacatatttatggGGGCGAGGAGAgctgggaatgcagctcagtggaaAGAACTTGCCTGGCCAAGTacaaagacccaggttcaatccccaacatcacagaaacaaaacaaatgccccccaaaaaaaccaaaccacaaaaagGGATGAGGCTGAGCCCAGAAGAGCAGCTACGAGCAGGGTCCTCACTGACCCTCCTAGCTGTCACCATCACAAAGGGAAGGATAACAGAAGGGACTCTGGGGGTGTCTTCTAATCAGGATTAATGGGTCCCTTCCTTGTTCCACCTGCAGGAAGCCCTCCAGTTCATCTGGGGTACCTGTCACTCGCTgtggctctgccttccagcctCTTGTGGCTGTACTGTGTCCAGCTACTTGTGGCTGATACACCTTCAGGACCAATAGGCGCTGCTCACAGGACACTAGAACCTTGGACACTGCCAATGGTTCTGACCCAGGGCAGTCAGACCCCTGAACATCAGCTACAGAAGCAACGGAGCTGCTAGACGGAACAAGACACCCATCTAGGCTGAAGTACATATCCCAGGCCCCAGGGGACCTGCTGTGTTCCCCATCCTAGGAGACTGGCTCTGGCACACACCTCAGCTCCCAGGACCTGGGCCTGTAAGGAGATAGGACCTGCCCAGCCACAAGAGCAGGTTGACAGGAGGAGCCAGGATCCAGACCTTCTGGCCTATTCCAGGACAAGTGGAACTTGGTGCCATTTCAATGTTACTGCCTTCACTGGTGGATTTGAATAAAGCACAAAGTACAGCCTGTGTCTCTGCTAGGGCCTTGTTGGGGACAGAATCCTTCTGGCAGGGCCCAGACTGTGGTGGCCTCCCACATCCCTCAGCTGGGGTCTCAGGATTTCCACTACCTTGGAGATGGCACCAATCCTATCAGGAAGGCCTTAAATAGCTACCACCTGCCTGGGGGTCCACTTTTcatccctctttttttttaatatttattttattttatgtacattggtgttttgcctgcatgtgtgtctgtgtgaggttgtcaAATCCCGggagttggagttatagacagttgtgagttgccatatgggtcctgggaattgaactggggtcctctagaagagcagccagtgctcttaattgctaagccgtctctccagcccccatccttCTTTCTAAGAGAGTGGAAGGGATGAACACAGGGAGCTGTATTTATGTGATTCCGTGATCACAAGAAGCTTCAGAGTCATTCTCTTGACTGCTCTTAGGATATCTCAAGGAGGCAATGCTACTGTTTATTGAGTTCAAGAGTCCTCAAACCTTGACAATAACCCCTGGGACCTGCTCCTGGTCAAGATGGGGCTCCACAGTAGGGCTGGAGCCAGGAGCCTTAGGAGTGGTAGTCTCAGCTCGGTATTAAAGCTGGGAGCAGAGCTGGAATGCACGCAAGTACAAATCTTGGTCCAAGGAGTGGGGCTCCACTGGAAAACGCCTCTGCAAGGAAAGGAGGTCATTCAGACTCCTGACTCCATCCCCCACTCTGCCCCTGGGCAGCCCAGCTCACCTCGGACATTGAGGTCCAGGACCAGGTAGCCATTGGGGATGCCACCCTGAAGCCCCAAACCCAGCCTGTCCAGCTCTTCCTGCTGTTGCCGAAAGAGCCAGTCTCGGACCGGGCTTTTATCCTCCTCGGTCTTCAGGCCCACAATGTGTGGCCCTAGAAGTTTCTGGACCTCAGGCACAGTCAGCTCCTGCCAGAGCATGAGGTAACCATCAGGGTCTCTAGGCCCCCATGATACCTCAACCCCTATGTACAAGGGGCCCCTTGTGAGGCCACACCTCTTCCAGCAGATCCTGTCCAAACTCCTCCCTCATAAGGACCACGCCCTGCTCATGAGGTCCTGCTTCTTATCCCTCCTAACTCTCTAAACACTAGGCCCTCCTCCTGAGGCTCTACCCCACAAAAGGCCCTCCATCCCGTGTAAGGACCCCCAACCACCCACAAGCCTTTCTCAGGAGGCCTGGCCACTTTCTATAGTGCCTCTCTTGAGCCCTCCCTCATGAGTTCCCATCTCCACTTACCAGCAGGACATCCATCTGCAGCTTTTTGAAAGTGGCTAAGTCCATGCTCACATTCTGCTGGCTGAGAGCCCTCAGGTCCTCCACAGAGGCCCCACCTGCAGGTATCGAGGCAGTATGAAAACTCGCAGCACCGTCCTTGAGAGAGCACACTCAGTTTCTCAGAGATTGTCTTCTCCCTAATGCCCAGGCCCTTCTATGCTCAACAACCATCTGGACCACTGGGGTTAGAAGGGGTGGGAGAGCCAAAGTCATCAGTGTCAGATCCCATATACGCCTAGGAAGccctgggggggggcagggaggggctaGGACTTGGATGTAAGTGTGGGGTCTGCAGTGCCCCACTGTACCCACCCGTGTGTGCCTTGACTCACCCAGGAATGTCCTGATGTTCTCAAAGTATTCCTGCCCACTCACGTTCTGGAAAGCCAAGCATGCCTTTCCATAGAGGAtatccagatgcctctggctgcaCTTGCTCAGGTCGTGGGGTTTAACCAGCCTGGGGAACATTGTGGGACATGGCAGTGATTAGGAAGCTCTGAGTATCCATTCAGCCCTGCAGAGCACACCAGAAACTCACCACATGACACTGGAGGGTATCGAGTGCAGATTCTGGGGGCTGACGTCACACAGGTAGGTTACAGGGATGCCATCCAGAGCTTCTACTATGTCCTGG
Above is a window of Onychomys torridus chromosome 8, mOncTor1.1, whole genome shotgun sequence DNA encoding:
- the LOC118588350 gene encoding mesothelin-like protein, with amino-acid sequence MIRTLRQPALGSRVGTLASPGLALLLSLTAHCSGPQMKGFPKGGLNASEANTWVRDNTSLLQNFWCLPASQLPREELSTLIRSLASQRVPLKAWQLSCLANLAARQGLQDDFQFHPPNLLLFYNLNQVRDANCRAFIHHAAQGDTELLANLPNQRIALQHTALACLGKPHLQLSASDLGLLGVLVCDMEAPQIVAADPHVLKNLLRCPKLTVMQTTALNTLLASGKTQIGPPGSWNLEGLQALGSLATYISPHLWEKVQEAVGLDFFRSVVAAYRAGQLSRRDARRFVTNFLESKADSVSSRLKRRTGHSCVRGNITAATLHDDLFLVHYDCTQLESCLGTRVLRANLDPLLQHPLPAECQRVVKAKLAQIYPHGIPEDQLRLITSLVYLYSLAEISQWNITSGDTVMVLLASDAALENQTEAVLQKFLDHNGKVTGALLVAIGGSRLCWMSLKQIQIIQPSEFRLAGAPDISPCPQSRKDVLFAKAHEVFRNTSTVGEYYYLIRPYLGGAPLEELQYLAQANISMDIDTFTNLNPFMLKNLSVDNVRSLLGQNVGDLQKARNHPNVVLWMHNHNMSDLSGMGLDTSPTLAYVTNSPPNTAYPPSDLIHTLNLPGNDGVAPASGSPPVHLGYLSLAVALPSSLLWLYCVQLLVADTPSGPIGAAHRTLEPWTLPMVLTQGSQTPEHQLQKQRSC